Proteins from a single region of Hordeum vulgare subsp. vulgare chromosome 6H, MorexV3_pseudomolecules_assembly, whole genome shotgun sequence:
- the LOC123403184 gene encoding pollen allergen Phl p 5.0101-like, giving the protein MAVQQYTVAFFLAIALVAGPAVSYATYTPAAPAATYAPAAGAQPKATTPEQKLMENINNGFKAAVAAAAGVPPANKYTTFETTFAAASNKAFADVLAAAASGQMPAQSDSMARLSSSLQASYKLAYDKAQGATPEAKYDAYVATLTESLRVISGTLEVHSVKPAAEEVKGVPAGELKAIDQVDAAFRTAATAADAAPANDKFTVFESAFNKAIKETTGGAYESYKFIPALEAAVKQAYAATVAAAPEVKFTVFQTALSKAINAMTEAGKVANPVAAVAATATAAAGAGATATAGGYKV; this is encoded by the coding sequence ATGGCGGTGCAGCAGTACACGGTGGCGTTCTTCCTCGCGATCGCCCTCGTGGCGGGGCCGGCCGTCTCCTACGCCACCTACACccccgccgcccccgccgccacctACGCCCCCGCCGCCGGGGCCCAGCCCAAGGCGACGACCCCGGAGCAGAAGCTGATGGAGAATATCAACAACGGCTTCAAGGCGGCCGTGGCGGCCGCAGCCGGCGTCCCTCCGGCCAACAAGTACACGACATTCGAGACCACCTTCGCCGCGGCCTCTAACAAGGCTTTCGCGGACGTCCTCGCGGCCGCCGCCTCCGGCCAGATGCCCGCCCAGTCAGACTCCATGGCCAGACTCTCCAGCAGCCTCCAAGCCTCCTACAAGCTCGCCTACGACAAAGCCCAGGGCGCTACCCCCGAGGCCAAGTATGACGCCTACGTCGCCACCCTCACCGAGTCGCTCCGCGTCATCTCCGGCACCCTCGAGGTCCACTCCGTCAAGCCCGCCGCCGAGGAGGTCAAGGGGGTCCCCGCCGGCGAGCTGAAGGCCATCGACCAGGTCGACGCCGCCTTCAGGACCGCTGCCACCGCCGCTGACGCTGCCCCGGCCAACGACAAGTTCACCGTCTTCGAGTCCGCCTTCAACAAGGCCATCAAGGAGACCACGGGCGGCGCGTACGAGAGTTACAAGTTCATCCCCGCCCTCGAGGCCGCCGTCAAGCAGGCCTACGCCGCCACGGTCGCCGCCGCGCCGGAGGTAAAATTCACCGTCTTTCAGACCGCCCTGAGCAAGGCCATCAATGCCATGACTGAAGCCGGGAAGGTTGCCAACCCCGTCGCCGCagtcgccgccaccgccaccgctgccgccggcgccggcgccaccgCCACTGCCGGTGGCTACAAAGTCTGA